From a region of the Triticum aestivum cultivar Chinese Spring chromosome 7D, IWGSC CS RefSeq v2.1, whole genome shotgun sequence genome:
- the LOC123164790 gene encoding G-type lectin S-receptor-like serine/threonine-protein kinase At2g19130: MATLHMFLGLLLLSMHTIPPSIATKDDTLAPGQPFAVGDKLVSSNGKFALGFFQPSAGNTSKSSTSPHWYLAIWFNKIHVITPVWVANRETPIAGPDLRATQLQVSEDGNLVVLNNATQSVVWSTNITNTRTNTNISNARTNTSNTRAILLGSGNLVIESLSSEVLWQSFDDPTDVLLPGAKIGWNKVTGLNRLGISWKSRIDPGLGSFSVGLVTNGTRMVTARRRGYPSEVYWWWSPDDHSSMQIPAITKLLQMSPQTSMVVPEYVNNREEEYYMYTSPDEISSFLFMDVFGQARLNVWSQDNQAWHSIYVNPADPCTPYAACGPFTVCTGSSHPPCECVESFSRTSPQDWELGDRTGGCSRNTPLDCNGNRSSTDVFHPIARVALPYGPQSLQHAPANRSECEWACLTNCSCTAYSYHDSKCSVWQGELFSVNKDDGIEISSEYTLYIRLAAGDVPSSTRDGKRKPAAGAVIAASVISFGLLMLMLLLVILRNRFNWCGMSSQDTNQGSVGVVAFRYADLGRATKNFSVKLGAGGFGTVFKGVLSDLTSVAVKRLEGARQGEKQFRAEVSALGLIQHINLVKLVGFCCHGDKRLLVYEHMCNGSLDSHLFQSNGIVLNWSTRYQIAIGVARGLSYLHQSCRECIIHCDIKPENVLLDESFVPKIADFGLASVIGRDFSRVLTTFRGTTGYLAPEWLSGVAITSKVDVYSFGMVLIEIISGRRNASVVNTSSNDHVTFFPVQAINKLHEGDVQSLVDPELHGDFNLDEVERVCNVACWCIQDNELERPTMGEVVRVLEGLMELDMPPMPRLLAAITT; encoded by the coding sequence ATGGCTACCCTCCACAtgttcctcggcctcctcctcctctccatgcaCACCATTCCTCCTAGCATAGCCACAAAAGACGATACTCTCGCGCCAGGCCAGCCATTTGCCGTCGGCGACAAGCTCGTCTCCAGCAACGGCAAGTTCGCGCTTGGCTTCTTCCAGCCCAGTGCCGGCAACACCAGCAAGTCATCCACCTCTCCACATTGGTACCTTGCCATATGGTTCAACAAGATCCATGTCATCACTCCCGTTTGGGTCGCCAACCGGGAGACGCCAATCGCCGGACCCGATCTGAGAGCAACGCAGCTTCAAGTCTCAGAAGATGGCAACCTTGTCGTTTTAAACAACGCCACCCAATCCGTTGTCTGGTCCACCAACATCACCAATACAAGAACCAACACCAACATCTCCAATGCTAGAACCAACACCAGCAACACGAGGGCCATCCTCTTGGGCAGTGGGAACCTCGTCATAGAAAGCCTGTCAAGCGAGGTGCTGTGGCAGAGCTTCGACGACCCAACCGACGTCCTGCTCCCAGGCGCCAAGATCGGCTGGAACAAGGTCACCGGCCTGAACCGTCTCGGCATCTCGTGGAAGAGCCGGATTGATCCGGGCCTCGGCTCCTTCAGCGTGGGGCTGGTAACCAATGGCACCAGGATGGTGACGGCCAGGCGTCGAGGCTACCCTTCCGAAGTGTACTGGTGGTGGTCGCCTGACGACCACTCGTCGATGCAGATCCCAGCAATCACGAAGCTGCTGCAAATGAGCCCACAGACCAGCATGGTCGTCCCAGAATACGTCAACAACAGGGAGGAGGAGTACTACATGTACACCTCACCAGATGAGATCTCTTCGTTCCTCTTCATGGACGTGTTTGGTCAGGCCAGGCTGAACGTGTGGTCGCAAGACAACCAGGCATGGCATAGCATCTACGTCAACCCAGCCGATCCCTGCACCCCATACGCCGCCTGCGGACCGTTCACCGTCTGCACCGGCAGCTCGCACCCGCCATGCGAGTGCGTGGAGAGCTTCTCCAGAACGTCGCCTCAGGATTGGGAGCTCGGTGACCGGACAGGAGGGTGCTCCAGAAACACTCCGCTGGATTGCAATGGCAACAGGAGTTCCACAGACGTGTTCCACCCCATAGCTCGTGTGGCATTGCCCTATGGTCCCCAGAGTTTACAGCATGCTCCTGCAAATCGGAGCGAATGCGAATGGGCCTGCCTCACCAACTGCTCCTGCACTGCTTACTCCTACCATGACAGCAAATGCTCTGTTTGGCAAGGGGAGTTGTTCAGTGTAAACAAGGATGATGGCATCGAGATCAGCTCTGAATATACTCTGTATATTCGCCTTGCTGCCGGAGATGTTCCGAGTTCAACAAGAGATGGTAAAAGAAAACCAGCAGCTGGAGCTGTTATTGCTGCAAGCGTTATCAGTTTTGGGTTGCTGATGCTCATGCTGCTACTGGTGATCTTAAGGAACAGATTCAACTGGTGTGGTATGTCATCACAGGACACCAATCAAGGTAGTGTTGGAGTTGTTGCCTTTAGATACGCCGATTTGGGCCGTGCTACAAAGAATTTCTCAGTGAAGCTAGGAGCAGGAGGTTTTGGGACTGTATTTAAGGGAGTTCTAAGTGACCTGACTAGTGTAGCAGTGAAAAGGCTTGAAGGTGCGCGTCAGGGAGAGAAGCAATTCAGGGCAGAGGTAAGTGCACTTGGACTGATCCAGCACATCAACCTGGTCAAATTGGTTGGTTTCTGTTGTCATGGTGATAAGAGGCTACTTGTATATGAACACATGTGCAATGGTTCTCTTGATTCCCATCTGTTCCAAAGCAATGGTATAGTCCTCAACTGGAGCACCAGATATCAGATAGCCATCGGAGTTGCTAGAGGATTGTCCTACCTGCATCAGAGTTGCCGCGAATGCATCATACACTGCGATATCAAGCCAGAAAATGTACTTCTCGATGAATCGTTTGTCCCTAAAATTGCAGACTTTGGGTTGGCATCGGTCATAGGAAGGGATTTTAGCCGGGTTCTAACTACATTCAGGGGAACTACAGGGTATCTTGCCCCAGAGTGGCTTAGCGGGGTTGCTATTACATCAAAAGTCGATGTTTACAGCTTTGGCATGGTACTGATAGAAATCATATCGGGAAGAAGGAATGCGTCTGTTGTGAACACTAGCAGCAACGACCATGTCACTTTTTTCCCTGTGCAAGCCATCAACAAGCTTCATGAGGGAGATGTGCAGAGCTTGGTAGATCCAGAATTACATGGTGACTTTAACTTGGATGAGGTTGAAAGAGTTTGCAATGTAGCATGTTGGTGTATCCAGGATAATGAGCTGGAGCGGCCAACAATGGGTGAAGTGGTCAGAGTTCTTGAGGGTCTAATGGAGCTTGATATGCCTCCGATGCCAAGACTGCTTGCGGCTATAACAACATAA